A single Streptomyces sannanensis DNA region contains:
- the rpsT gene encoding 30S ribosomal protein S20, with amino-acid sequence MANIKSQIKRNKTNEKARLRNKAVKSSLKTAIRKAREAVAAGDVEKATVAAREAARKLDKAVSKGVIHKNAAANKKSALASKVASLQG; translated from the coding sequence GTGGCGAACATCAAGTCCCAGATCAAGCGGAACAAGACGAACGAGAAGGCGCGCCTGCGCAACAAGGCCGTCAAGTCCTCGCTCAAGACCGCGATCCGCAAGGCCCGTGAGGCTGTCGCCGCGGGTGACGTCGAGAAGGCCACCGTGGCCGCTCGCGAGGCCGCCCGCAAGCTCGACAAGGCCGTCTCCAAGGGTGTCATCCACAAGAACGCCGCCGCCAACAAGAAGTCGGCGCTGGCCTCCAAGGTTGCCTCCCTGCA